DNA sequence from the Cryptococcus decagattii chromosome 5, complete sequence genome:
AACAACAACTGCCACATTTGAGGGAAACCTCCCGTGCAAACATGCCGCCTCCCAGACAGCCCGGTACTACTGTGCCTCACAAGAGAGAGACTTGGAAGAATCAAGAAGGAGACAAATTAGAAGAGCAGTTTGACCACCTCCTTGTAAGTCGCCGACTTCCATAAAGGATGGTATCGTTGACAAGTTATGTTAGGATTCGCTCCAAGTGCCCGAGACTGTTCGTCTCAAGTTCTCTACGGTTTCTCCAGCTGTTAAATCCTCTATCCTCTCTTCTACCCTTACCTCCAATCCAGCCATCCTCTCGTCACTTGGTCTGCCTCTCCCCACACCGCCACCCCAATCACCCAAGGCAAGAAAGAAGCTCTCCACACCAATTTTAAGGAAAACCAAAAGCTCTGGTGAGCTCAAAGGCGATCGTAATGCAACTGTCAATGTCGGGGGGGAAGGATTTGTCATTGTTGCTAGCCCGAGGTCTGGCGAGGGCGGGGTTATGTCACCCCCTCTGCAACCCGGTAATATGAGGGGACAGAGCATTGATCTTGGTAGACCATCACAATCCCCAAGGCCTAGTTCCCGTCTGCTCGGTCACagcccttctccttcacttGGTAATAAGACTTCTGCCAAGAGTTTGGGTATTGCGATGGGAGAGCAGCCAGAGGCATTCATCGGCTGGCTTTCAGCTTATAAAGGTACCGATTTACGAATGGAGGTGGCGAGGTGTAAGAAACTGAGGATGTTGCTCAGGCAAGAATCGACAGATTGGGTGGGTGCGTttgtggagatggatgggTATGGTTTGATACTAGATAAACTAAAAGATCTACTGGACATTGAGTGGAGGTGAATATTTGTATAAAATTGCTATCAAATAGCACTGAAGCTGACGCCATACAGGGAGGAACAGCATGATGATCAAATGCTTTATGAGCTTTTGAGATGCATAAAAGCTCTTTCAACCTCAGAGGTAAGTCAATGTAAACCTTCTAGCTTCATCCTGACAAAGGACAGATTGGAAAAGCCGCCCTCCGCAAATTATATCCTCGCCCTTTCCCTGCACTGTCTgcccttctcttctccgAAAAGAAACCAGGCGATCTTGCTAGCCGCCAGCTCATCGTCGAACTCTGGCTCTTCCTTTTCGATCTTTTCACTCCCGTTTCTCAAACCCCTAACAAGAGGCCAACCTCAATCAAGTTCGACGAGAAGGTCAACCTTTCACCAAGAGATGTGACGGCATTTATGAGGAGTCTGCTTGTGCCCGATTTGCCTGATCCGACAAAGGATCAGCATGAGTTTGTTACGCAAGCTCATCGACCTAGGGTGTTCAAGGCATGGGTGGGCGAGCTTAGCGATATCTGCCGAGATTATTTCTGGTATGCTTCACTTGTGATGTGCTCGGGTCTTGGGACTAATTACAGTAACAGGATCATGTGCCATGCTTCAAACACCCTGTGGGCGTTAGAGCAAGTTGATGAATCACTGGTGGAGAAACCTGTTGCTCCTGGAGGTGCCACCGGCGGAGTTGAATTTGAAGCGATGAACTATGTGGTGAGATTGTCAATCGATCTGAATAATTGTCTGCTAAAAGCAGCGTAGGCTACCCATTTCAAGCTTCTGAATGCCTTTGCCGCCCGACAGGCAAAGGAGGATATTGACAAGGCGAGGCAATTACATTACGATTTGATGGCCTCTGGGATGGACAGAATCCTTGTGGTGAGTCCTTGTCAATCAATGTAATGGCAACGTGAACTGACAAACAGGCAGACTTTCCGGAAAGCATCGACAACATACTACCCCTTCGTCCATCTTGAGCTTGCACGATACGTCCGCCTTTTACAGGAAGCATCTCCTAGCGGGAGACTGCCATATCTGATAAGCAAAATGGTGGGGCCACCTCCAGAAGAGGTCGCAAAGGCGCAGTATAGATCAGGTCATGAGTGGTTGCCAATGCCGACCCTGACGAGCGGAAGGAGTTGATGTGTCAATGATAGGAGGCGAGAGATTAGAGCGGGCCGTACCGATGTGAAATGAGTTTTGATGTGTGCTAAGCAACAGTAACGATACTCCCCAAGGTCATTTGGCGGAATTTATACCCTCGCTTGTAAACGTCTTTTTATGAATCGTATATGGCTTTGCATGAGTTCTAAACCCCAAAAGCTCTGCATTTTCTCGTACATCCAAAAAGTCTTTTGGGAATATCTAGCATCCAGTCCCTCCTGATCCCTGATCAACCTCCTAATGACTTAAAaacttccttcccttcaaTAACCTCCTCAGCAACATCTTCCTCGCGTTCTTGCCCCCTTTAAGCCTACTCAAGAACCCATgcttgttcttcctctttctctggGAAGGTTGGTAGAAGGCGCCCATAGCGACATATCGAAGCGCACCGAGCGGAGAGAACGCCGGCAAAGAAGGGAGAATGTGAGTGGGGATGGATGGTGATGAAAGAGCCATAGGACGAGAGGCCACGCAGGTGGATGTGGGTGTGCGCAGAGACGTGAGGATGGTAGGCTGGGGTGCAGGTGTGGGTGCAGAGAGGGTCGCACGAGGAATGGAGAGGGGAGCGAGGCGAGCCCtgggtgggagagggagtGCAAGGACACGAGCGAGACGGGGCATTTTGCGGGTTGTTCCTGTGCGCCTTTTCACGAGATGTAGTACTTTGATAGGATGTGTTTGTTTCTTGGCTCTGATAGTGAGTTTTGCCGAGCTTGATTGTGGATTTGCAGGGATCTTGTTGTTTCTGTTGGAAACCAGAAAAGTCGAGGAAAGCGAAGTGTGTCGAAAAGGGGGAGAAATCCAAATTAAGATTTTGTTAATTAAGTTTACTTCAAGGCTGTTAACTACTGCATTAATAATTTTCCCCTTGCACGGGCAACTAACACTTTCCACAAGTTGCCATACAGTATACTCTTTCTCAAAAACATCCACAAAGATGTCAGCAGCAGCATCGTCATCGACGGCGACAGTCCAGCCATCGGGAATCATCACTCAGCCCCCACCGCCATCCACCCTTCGCGAGCAGCGAATTGCAACGCACTCCCACATCAAGGGTCTCGGTCTGGCAGATGACGGTACTGCCATGTCCTCGTCCCAGGGTTTCATCGGACAGACTCTGGCCCGTGAAGCCCTTGGATTGCATTTGAGCTTGCTGAAAGGTGGCAAGTACTCGGGTAGGCCGCTATTGCTTGTTGGCCCTCCTGGAACGGGAAAGACGGCGCTCGCTTTGGCGTTGAGTCAAGAGTTGGGCAGCAAGGTGCCGTTCTGTGCGATGGTTGGGAGCGAAGTGTACTCGGGAGaagtgaagaagactgaAGTGCTGGGAAGCTGCTTCCGAAGGGCTATCGGTAAGCTGAATAGATCACATTCGTACCGGAATGAACACTCATGATTCGGTAGGATTGAGGATTAAGGAGACAAAGGAAGTGTACGAAGGTGAAGTCACTGAACTCACCCCTTCCGAAGCCGAGAATCCCCTCTCTGGATATGGCAAGACCATCTCACACGTTATTGTTGGTCTCAAGACTGTCAAGGGTACCAAACAACTTCGTCTCGACCCCTCCGTCTACGAATCCATCCAAAAAGAGCGAGTCGTTGTTGGAGACGTCATTTACATCGAAGCCAACACTGGTGCCGTCAAGCGTGTTGGTCGGTCGGACGCGTATGCTTCAGAATACGACCTTGAAGCCGAAGAGTATGTGCCCTTGCCCAAAGGAGATGTACACAAAAGGAAGGAGTTGGTACAGGATGTGACACTGCACGATCTGGATATGGCCAACGCCAGACCTCAAGGCGGACAGGATATCATGAGTGTGATGGGTCAGCTGGTAAAGGGCGGCAGGACAGAAGTGACAGACAAGTTGAGGCGAGAGATTAACAAGGTTGTGGACCGGTATATCGAGCAGGGTGTGGCAGAGCTTGTCCCAGGTGTGTTGTTCATTGACGAAGTAAGTCATTCCTCATATCTTTCTTCCACAACCGCGACGCTTATTATTGTATTAGGTGCATATGCTTGACATGGAATGCTTCACCTACCTCAACCGTGCCCTCGAATCCCCCATGTCCCCTTACGTCGTCCTCGCCTCCAACCGAGGCATCTCCACAATCCGCGGTACAGAATACGACGGTGTTGCTGGTTCCGCTTCCGAAGGTATTCGTGCCCCCCACGGTCTCCCCGTCGACTTGCTCGACAGGTGCATGATTGTCAAAACCCAGTTGTACACCCGAGACGAGATTCGTCGTATCGTGGAGATGCGATGCAAGGTGGAAGGGATCGCGATCACCTCGGAGGCGCTGGATAAGCTTGCGgatgaaggggagaggAGTAGTTTGAGGTATGCTTTGCAGCTCTTGACGCCCTCGGGGATTGTCAGTAAGAACAAAGGTAAAGGAGAGGTTGGTGTGGCGGATGTGGAAGAGTTGGGGGAATTGTTCTTGGACGCTAAGCGGTCGGCGGGCGTCTTGAGAAGCACTGAAGATTTCGAGAAGAGGTACTAGATAAGATAAAGGTGTATACACAAGGTTGGGGGGTAAATGCATTGGTTAGTCTACAACGATGGTATATAACATGCTTGGTTATCGCTACAGGAGATTTATTTTTCGTCAATAACCTTTTTGGCAGCTGCTCTGCCTTTGGTTACGCTATCGCTCTCGTGCCCTTCACCTTTTCTAGCTTTGGACCCTTTATCATTGTCCGATGAATTAATGGCGTCTCCCCTTCTCTGCGCAGCCTTCTCGTGATTCCGCTGTTCCTCGGACTCTTCAGCCAACTCTGACGCCTCGTCGATCGTCTTGTCAATATCAATCTTTTCCGTCTCtacttttccttcctcctctttctgTTTGGtctcattctcttctttcacctctttattttctccttctttacTTCCATCCTTGGAATCAACGTTCTCTCTtacatcctccttcttttcccctACCTCTACACCAGGCAAACCTACCCTGGGCGAACCACCACCACTACTGGTCCCTCTCCGACTATCAATCTTTTCCAAACCTTCCAACTCCCCACGCCACTCGATATCATAATCCGCCGCGAtcctctcaatctccttcctcaacgCCTTCGCTTCAGCAACCATCTCTGTCCATTTTTCGAGGTTTAGTCCTGCTTCGGCGTAGAGTTTACGTTGGCGGGCGGTGATGGAGAGGTCGAGTAATGAGGAGTAGGAGACTTCGCGGTTGTGGTAGCTAATTTTGCGCGTTGTTCTCCGTCAGGCgacaaaaaaagaaaacacTGGGTAGGAAAAGAGTCGTTAAAAGCTTACATGAGGAAAGCAGCCGATCCAAGAAGGGCGGCGAAACCTGTAGCCCAGGTGACAGGCTCCATCATATCCCATCCGGCGTCGGTGAAAAAGGCTGTATATCGCGTTAGAATATACTCTGACAtctggaggaggaggaggacgaggaggaggaaagggagcaggaggagggaatGGACACACTAAAGCGGATGACAGTTCCCCAGTAGACTACACCACCTCCAAGCGCCATGACGGCCAACCTCTGCGCACCCTTGTGGGCAGCATAGTCAATCCTATCCGAGAGTCAAGTCCTCGTAACTACAAGACAGACAGCATGATAGGGGGACACAcctcctcttttctttgtTGAGTGTATCCAGATCTTTGGTCAAGGACAATAATCTCTTGCGAATATAATGTGTCCGACTGGCAAAACTCGGTATGAGCACCTGCAGAACCAACTCATGTAATTCTGCCTCTTTCCCCTTGAGCTGTGCTCCATCCCGATCCCTTTCGGGCGAAATGACAATCTTAAATTTTTCATTCAAGCAGCTCTGCTTGATGAAATCACTCAGATCAGTACTTTGGCTCCAGGCTACTTCTTGCCATCTACCGCCTTCCCCTTTTCTCTCGGTCAAAAAAGGACCCCCTTCATCACGACCTGCATAGTCGTCCACGTTTGTAGAGCTGCTACTCGAGGACTTTTCGGCATCACGCAAGTGTGTATCAACGTCGGATTCTGAGCCGGTTAGAGCCAGGTAAGAAATATCTGAGTGGGCATAAGGTGGTGGGAGAGAGCCTGAGATAAGTCTGCTCAGATGAGATAAAGGCTGGGAAGGATGTAAGAGAAAAGCTGTAGGACGGGGTGTCGGAGTTTTGCCCGGTTGGCAGCCAGGCGCGGGGAGGGGTACGATAAGCTTGAATAGATGTGAAGTAGTTGGGGTCAATTTGCCCTCCCACTTATTTGTTAATGCATGAGCGATATCTTGCCCTGCAGTAGGTGTTTGAGCAGGGTTGAAATCGGAGCGAGCAGACGCAGAAGAAATGAACTGGGAATGGGAGAGGTCAGTGGCACCTTCGACTGGAGGATCTGATTGGGACTGGGAGCTATGATTAAGATGGGAGCGGGATGTGTGGAGAAGACGCGATGATGATAGGGTGGGGAGAGGACTGAGGGAGCGaagggtggaggaggatgccCTTAAGCAGAAGAGAGGGGGAAAGCGCATGTCCGACGGTCGGGAAAAAGGAGATCTGGACGATCAGGTGAATCACTGCAGTTAGTTTATCTTGAAGAAACATGCCGCGATTTTTATATGGCTCATAATATGAATAATGTTCATGTTCGATGGACGTGATGAGAAGGTGCCTGACACGTGGGGATCTTCCTATGACGTGGGTGGAAGCTCagtgatggtgatgatggaaTGGCGACCAATTTCCTCGGATCCTTCCTGGAAATATCCGCCACCGGGAGTAAGTGCCGGTCGTGCACGAAGTTGGCTGGGAATTATGACTCCAACGCACAGAGGACATTAGTGTATTATAACATCACCAACCCATCTCTACCTGACAGCAACAAATGGGCTGGCCTATGCATGTCCATGGGCTTTGCTCTTTTGACCTTCCATACACTCGCCCGCTGAGCCATAAGACGAAAAAAGCATGCAAAGCCGGAAAATTTAGCCGACTGCGGAACGGTCACCTCCGCCTTGAGGTCGGCTAATAACACTGAAGCGGACATAGAGCGATGCAAAGTTGCATGGGCGAAAGCCTCCGCGCTAGAATCAAATAATTACTAGTTATGCGAGGCCTGGAATCATATAAACATGTGCCTTATTAGGGAAAGGATATTTTAACGGCCATTAATCCAATAATTAACTGCAAAACTTGTACTCGAGGCACTCTAAGCACGTTGCAAGGTTAGAGTTTGGGGTAATAACCCTTACCTAGTCCTGTCTGTTCATTTCGCTTTTCGCCCGTCTCGTCCGTATTCACCTTTTCGTAGTCGGCCACTGtttcatt
Encoded proteins:
- a CDS encoding RuvB-like helicase 1, with the protein product MSAAASSSTATVQPSGIITQPPPPSTLREQRIATHSHIKGLGLADDGTAMSSSQGFIGQTLAREALGLHLSLLKGGKYSGRPLLLVGPPGTGKTALALALSQELGSKVPFCAMVGSEVYSGEVKKTEVLGSCFRRAIGLRIKETKEVYEGEVTELTPSEAENPLSGYGKTISHVIVGLKTVKGTKQLRLDPSVYESIQKERVVVGDVIYIEANTGAVKRVGRSDAYASEYDLEAEEYVPLPKGDVHKRKELVQDVTLHDLDMANARPQGGQDIMSVMGQLVKGGRTEVTDKLRREINKVVDRYIEQGVAELVPGVLFIDEVHMLDMECFTYLNRALESPMSPYVVLASNRGISTIRGTEYDGVAGSASEGIRAPHGLPVDLLDRCMIVKTQLYTRDEIRRIVEMRCKVEGIAITSEALDKLADEGERSSLRYALQLLTPSGIVSKNKGKGEVGVADVEELGELFLDAKRSAGVLRSTEDFEKRY